CATCGAGATGGTGCAGATCGCGGGGGCCGTGGCCCGTCGCATCGTGCCGTACGTCGACGCCGGTACCAAGGTCGAGCAGGGTGACCGGATCGGTCTGATCCGTTTCGGTTCCCGGGTCGACACCTACCTGCCGGCCGGCGTCGAGGTCGGCGTCGAGGTCGGCCAGAAGACCACTGCCGGGGTGACGCGCCTTGACCGTGACTGATCCTGAGACGCTAGTCGGCCTCAACGAGGACGAGGAGACGGACCTGCGCCGCCGCCGCTGGGCGCGCGACCGCGAGCTCCGCGCGCCGCGCTCGCCGCAGCACCTCTCCACCGCCGACTTCCTGACCCTGGGGAACGCCGTCTGCGGCTTCCTGGCGATCTACTCGATCACCACCGGGGTCCTGATGCCGCACATCACCGGGGCGTCCGCCGCCGGTCCCGACAAGCACAGTGCCGCCACCGCGGTGACGCTGCTGCTGATCGGTTCGATGTGCGACCTGTTCGACGGCCTGGTGGCCCGCAAGCTGCGCTCCTCGGCGCTGGGCGCGGAGCTCGACAACCTGGCCGACCTGATCAGCTTCGGCATCGCCCCGGCCTACTTCGTGGCGGTCTGGGGCATCGTCAGCCCGGGTCAGGACCAGCGCTTCTCGGCGCTGATCGCGCTCACCGTGCTGCTGGCGGTGGTGCTCCGGCTGGCCCGGTTCTCGGCCGTGAAGATGCAGCCGGGGATCTTCCAGGGCATGCCCTGCCCGATGGGCGCCATGACGGTGATCGCGATCGTCCTGCTGGACCCGCCGTTCGTGCCGGGCCTGCTGATGATCTTCGGGGTGGCGTACCTGATGGTCAGCCGGATCGAGTACCCGAAGCCGCAGGGCCTGCTGGCCACCGCCACGCTCTGCTGGATCGTGGTCTCGATCGGCTGCCTGGCGGCCTGGGCGGCCGGTCTGCCCGGTGGCGACACCCTGATGCACGTCGGTGCGATCGCCCAGATCACGCTGGCCGCGATGGCGCCGCTGCTGGTCATCCGCCGCAAGGTGGGCCAGAAGGTCGGGGACGTCCGCGCCCGCCGCGCGGAGTCGCGCGGCTGCTGACGCCGTACCAGTACGCGAAGGGCCCCTCTCCCGCTCGGGAGAGGGGCCCTTCTGCATGCCCTGGCACAGGTAGGGGCTCGGGGAACAGCGACGCCGGCTTCGCAGAACGGCGCACCCGTTCAGGAGGCCGCGCGCGGTCACGGGCCGGTCCGCACTCGACATGCCCGCCGCCTCTCCCCGAGCCCCTGGAACGCAGGCTAGGCAGAACGGCTTAAGCGCCGCCCTTGTGCACGCTAAAGGCGGACCTGCGGGCCGCCCTGGCCACCGCCGGGTCGGGGTGCACCCCGGCGACCGCGGTGAGGACGGAGGCGGCACGCGGGTGGCCGGACTGGCGGGCCCGGTTGAAGAGCCGGACCGGCTCCCCGGCCGAGGCGCCCTCGACGTGACCGACCAGCAAACCGGTCTCGCCGTGGTCCAGTACGGCGGCGGCGGTGTCGACCCAGAGCCAGGCGGCGTCCTCGGCCGTCAGAACGTCCGAGGGCAGCACGCCGACCTCGTCCGACTGCTCGGCCAGCCAGAGCAGCGCGTAGGGGCGCAGGACGCCCTCGTCCACGGCCGCCCGGACCGCCTGCTCGGCGGTGCCGCCCGCGACCCGGAGCGCCTCGAAGGCGAGGCCGCGCAGCAGCGCGTCGTCGCCCCGGGCGGCGTCCAGCAGCTCGGCCACCGCGCGGTCCACCGGACGGGCCGCGACCCAGGCCCGGTACTCGGCCCTGGCGGGACCCGGCGAGTAGCTGGCGCAGGCGTCCAGCAGCTCCAGCGCGCTCTGCTCGATGTGGCCGGCGGCGGTCTGCGCGACGGTGCAGATCTCCTCCAGCTTGGCCCGGACCGCCCAGTGGCCGAGCGGCGAGAGCTCGGCCGCCTCGTCCTGCCGGGTGAGCGCGCCGACGGCGGCCAGGCCGTCCAGCATCCAGTCCAGGACGGCCGCCACGTCGGCGGGCGAGTGCGGGGTGTCGATCTGCGGCTCGCGGCAGGTGCCGCGGACGGCGGAGACGGCGGAGGCGGCGTGCGGGACGGGCGACAGCGGGGTCGCCCCAGCGGCCACCCGGCGCTCGTCCAGGCCCCGGCGGAGCAGCTCCAGCA
This genomic interval from Kitasatospora gansuensis contains the following:
- a CDS encoding CDP-alcohol phosphatidyltransferase family protein, whose amino-acid sequence is MTVTDPETLVGLNEDEETDLRRRRWARDRELRAPRSPQHLSTADFLTLGNAVCGFLAIYSITTGVLMPHITGASAAGPDKHSAATAVTLLLIGSMCDLFDGLVARKLRSSALGAELDNLADLISFGIAPAYFVAVWGIVSPGQDQRFSALIALTVLLAVVLRLARFSAVKMQPGIFQGMPCPMGAMTVIAIVLLDPPFVPGLLMIFGVAYLMVSRIEYPKPQGLLATATLCWIVVSIGCLAAWAAGLPGGDTLMHVGAIAQITLAAMAPLLVIRRKVGQKVGDVRARRAESRGC